A portion of the Panthera tigris isolate Pti1 chromosome E1, P.tigris_Pti1_mat1.1, whole genome shotgun sequence genome contains these proteins:
- the NARF gene encoding nuclear prelamin A recognition factor isoform X1: MSSPYSHCLPASVISKVECSKKTKTDDQENASVDVPSLALENGEKGEFHKLADAKIFLSDCLACDSCVTAEEGLQVSQQNAKDFFRVLNLNKKCDTSQHKVLVVSVCPQSLPYFAAKFRLSVTDASRRLCGFLKSLGVHYVFDTTIAADFSVLESQKEFVRRFRQHSEEEPALPMLTSACPGWVRYAERVLGHPVTPHLCTAKSPQQIMGSLVKDYFARRQNLSPDKIFHVIVAPCYDRKLEALREDVPTALHGSRGADCVLTSGEVVQIMEQSDLAVKDAAVDTLFGGLKEEEVRRHDGASSDGYLAHVFRHAAKQLFDEDVGEVTYRTLRNKDFQEVTLEKNGEVLLRFAAAYGFRNIQNVVLKLKKGRFPYHFVEVLACAGGCLNGRGQAQAEDGRADKALLRQMEGKYADVPVRPPETSAHVQELYREWLDGADSPRVREALHTVYQGPGLPAASRDIKW; encoded by the exons ATGTCTTCACCGTATAGTCACTGTCTACCTGCCTCAGTGATCTCCAAAGTG GAAtgtagtaaaaaaacaaaaaccgatGACCAAGAGAATGCATCAGTCGACGTACCAAGTCTGGCCCTGGAGAACGGAGAG AAGGGAGAATTCCATAAGTTGGCCGATGCCAAGATATTTCTGAGTGACTGCCTGGCGTGTGACAGCTGTGTCACTGCAGAGGAAGGGCTCCAGGTCTCCCAGCAGAACGCCAAGGACTTCTTTCGAGTTCTGAACCTTAATAAG AAATGTGATACCTCACAGCACAAGGTGCTGGTGGTGTCGGTGTGTCCTCAGTCTCTGCCTTACTTTGCTGCCAAATTCCGCCTCAGTGTGACTGATGCATCCAGAAGACTCTGCGGCTTCCTCAAAAGTCTTG GGGTGCACTATGTCTTTGACACAACGATAGCCGCGGATTTCAGCGTGCTGGAGAGTCAGAAGGAATTTGTGCGTCGCTTCCGCCAGCACAGCGAGGAGGAGCCTGCGTTGCCCATGCTCACCTCCGCCTGTCCGG GCTGGGTCCGATATGCCGAGCGGGTGCTGGGCCACCCTGtcaccccccacctctgcaccGCTAAGTCTCCCCAACAGATCATGGGCTCTCTGGTGAAGGATTACTTCGCTAGACGGCAG AACCTGTCCCCAGACAAGATTTTCCATGTTATCGTGGCCCCTTGCTACGATAGGAAACTGGAAGCCCTTCGAGAAGACGTTCCCACAGCTTTGCACGGCTCCCGGGGTGCTGACTGCGTACTAACCTCAG GTGAAGTCGTTCAGATAATGGAGCAAAGCGACCTCGCGGTAAAAGACGCTGCCGTCGATACTCT GTTCGGAGgcctgaaggaggaggaggtgaggcgCCATGATGGAGCCAGCTCCGACGGGTACCTGGCGCACGTCTTCAGACACGCCGCCAAGCAGCTGTTTGACGAGGACGTGGGGGAGGTCACCTACCGCACCCTGAG GAACAAAGACTTCCAGGAGGTCACCCTTGAAAAGAACGGGGAGGTTCTGTTACGCTTTGCTGCTGCGTACGGCTTTCGAAACATCCAGAATGTGGTTCTGAAATTGAAGAAGGGCAGGTTCCCGTACCACTTTGTGGAGGTGCTCGCCTGCGCCGGGG GGTGTTTGAACGGCAGGGGCCAAGCCCAGGCGGAGGATGGGCGCGCAGACAAGGCGCTGCTGCGGCAGATGGAGGGCAAGTACGCGGACGTCCCCGTGCGGCCCCCCGAGACCAGCGCCCACGTGCAGGAGCTGTACCGGGAGTGGCTGGACGGGGCCGACTCCCCCAGGGTCCGGGAGGCCCTGCACACCGTGTACCAGGGCCCGGGGCTCCCTGCCGCCAGCCGAGACATCAAGTGGTGA
- the NARF gene encoding nuclear prelamin A recognition factor isoform X2, with product MKCEHCTRKECSKKTKTDDQENASVDVPSLALENGEKGEFHKLADAKIFLSDCLACDSCVTAEEGLQVSQQNAKDFFRVLNLNKKCDTSQHKVLVVSVCPQSLPYFAAKFRLSVTDASRRLCGFLKSLGVHYVFDTTIAADFSVLESQKEFVRRFRQHSEEEPALPMLTSACPGWVRYAERVLGHPVTPHLCTAKSPQQIMGSLVKDYFARRQNLSPDKIFHVIVAPCYDRKLEALREDVPTALHGSRGADCVLTSGEVVQIMEQSDLAVKDAAVDTLFGGLKEEEVRRHDGASSDGYLAHVFRHAAKQLFDEDVGEVTYRTLRNKDFQEVTLEKNGEVLLRFAAAYGFRNIQNVVLKLKKGRFPYHFVEVLACAGGCLNGRGQAQAEDGRADKALLRQMEGKYADVPVRPPETSAHVQELYREWLDGADSPRVREALHTVYQGPGLPAASRDIKW from the exons ATGAAGTGTGAGCACTGCACGCGGAAG GAAtgtagtaaaaaaacaaaaaccgatGACCAAGAGAATGCATCAGTCGACGTACCAAGTCTGGCCCTGGAGAACGGAGAG AAGGGAGAATTCCATAAGTTGGCCGATGCCAAGATATTTCTGAGTGACTGCCTGGCGTGTGACAGCTGTGTCACTGCAGAGGAAGGGCTCCAGGTCTCCCAGCAGAACGCCAAGGACTTCTTTCGAGTTCTGAACCTTAATAAG AAATGTGATACCTCACAGCACAAGGTGCTGGTGGTGTCGGTGTGTCCTCAGTCTCTGCCTTACTTTGCTGCCAAATTCCGCCTCAGTGTGACTGATGCATCCAGAAGACTCTGCGGCTTCCTCAAAAGTCTTG GGGTGCACTATGTCTTTGACACAACGATAGCCGCGGATTTCAGCGTGCTGGAGAGTCAGAAGGAATTTGTGCGTCGCTTCCGCCAGCACAGCGAGGAGGAGCCTGCGTTGCCCATGCTCACCTCCGCCTGTCCGG GCTGGGTCCGATATGCCGAGCGGGTGCTGGGCCACCCTGtcaccccccacctctgcaccGCTAAGTCTCCCCAACAGATCATGGGCTCTCTGGTGAAGGATTACTTCGCTAGACGGCAG AACCTGTCCCCAGACAAGATTTTCCATGTTATCGTGGCCCCTTGCTACGATAGGAAACTGGAAGCCCTTCGAGAAGACGTTCCCACAGCTTTGCACGGCTCCCGGGGTGCTGACTGCGTACTAACCTCAG GTGAAGTCGTTCAGATAATGGAGCAAAGCGACCTCGCGGTAAAAGACGCTGCCGTCGATACTCT GTTCGGAGgcctgaaggaggaggaggtgaggcgCCATGATGGAGCCAGCTCCGACGGGTACCTGGCGCACGTCTTCAGACACGCCGCCAAGCAGCTGTTTGACGAGGACGTGGGGGAGGTCACCTACCGCACCCTGAG GAACAAAGACTTCCAGGAGGTCACCCTTGAAAAGAACGGGGAGGTTCTGTTACGCTTTGCTGCTGCGTACGGCTTTCGAAACATCCAGAATGTGGTTCTGAAATTGAAGAAGGGCAGGTTCCCGTACCACTTTGTGGAGGTGCTCGCCTGCGCCGGGG GGTGTTTGAACGGCAGGGGCCAAGCCCAGGCGGAGGATGGGCGCGCAGACAAGGCGCTGCTGCGGCAGATGGAGGGCAAGTACGCGGACGTCCCCGTGCGGCCCCCCGAGACCAGCGCCCACGTGCAGGAGCTGTACCGGGAGTGGCTGGACGGGGCCGACTCCCCCAGGGTCCGGGAGGCCCTGCACACCGTGTACCAGGGCCCGGGGCTCCCTGCCGCCAGCCGAGACATCAAGTGGTGA